GTTGCCGGCGACCGTGAGCGAGCCGTCGCCGGTGATCGTGAGGTCGGCGCTGCTGAACAGCGCCGCGTTCGGGGCGTCGTCCGACGTGTCGGCGTACGTGGCGGCGTCGGTCAGCGCGTTCTGCGAGCCGTCCGCGAGCACGACCACCACGGAGCCGGCGGACACGACCGCCAGCGCGGAGCCGGTCGTGGACGTGACGTCGACGTCGTCCAGCACCACGTGCACGACCTCGTCGCCGGCGTCGACGACCACCTGGCCGTCGGACAGCGTGCCGCTCAGGGTGTAGGTGCCGCCCGCGGTGATCGTCACCGTCGAGCCGTCGACGGTGACGCCGTCCGAGTCGCCGTCGACGCTCGCGGAGCTGCCGTCCAGCGTGATCGAGGCCGCGGCGCTCCCCGCGTCGGCCACCTCGTGCACCTCGGCGTCCGCGGCCAGCACCTGCTCGGCGGTCGAGCCGGCTGCGACGTCCGTGACCGTCGTCGCGGTGCCGTCCTCGGCGGTGGTCGTGGTCGTCGTGGTGCCGGAGCCGGCCAGCGCGTCCACGGAGCAGCCCGCGAGGAGCAGGCTCACGAGGACGGCCGGGGCGGCGAGGGCGAGGACGCGGTGGTGGGGTCGGCGCATGGGAACCTCCGGGGTCGGGTGGGGACGGCGGACGCGGGCAGCCGGTCGGGCCGGCGCAGGTCGCCGCGGGTCGGGTCAGGGGGTGAGGGTGCGGCGCAGCGTGCGGCGCCAGGGGCGTCCGGCGAGCGTGGGGTCCAGGACCACCAGCCCGGTCGCGTACTTGGAGATGCGGGAAGGCCGGTGCCCGAGCGACCAGAGCGCGCGGTCCGCGGCGGAGGCCCCGGCGACGCTCTTGGTCTCGACGACGACATGCTCCGGCACGGCGGCCGAGGCGCCCGCGGCCCGGTGCAGCTCGAGCCCGTGCCACTCCAGGCCGGTGTCGACCGTGGTCCGGGCACCGTCCGGGAGCAGCAGCGTCCGGCGGCGATAGCGGGTGGTCAGGGTCGGGTGCAGGTCGAGCCCGTCGGCCCGCAGACCCTGCCGACGCAGCGTGTCCTCGACGAAGCCGAGGGCGTCGCCGACCGCGCCGGCGGCCGCCGCGTCGTGCTCGCGACGCTCCTTGACGGTCGTGCCGCGCGGGCCGCGGGTCTTCACCTCGAGCCAGCAGCCGCCGGTGTCCCGGTAGGTGCGGGTCCGTACCTTGTACCGCCGGCGCCGGCGCCCGGCCGCCAGGTGGAACGCGTCGAGCTCCGGGGTGTCGAAGTACACCGACTCGTACCCGAACGCGTCGCGGCCGTCGATGACGAGTCGCCGGGTGCCGGCGGGGAGCGCGCCGAGCAGGTCGGGCAGCGCCGCGACCGGGAGCACGTACTTGCGGTCGACCCGCGTCTGCAGCGCGGCGGTGAGCTGGAGCTCGTCGAGCCCCACACCGGGCAGGTGGTCGAGGGTCGTCGGGTCCGCGGTCGTCAGGTCCGTGGTCACCGGGCCACCTCCGACAGGCTCGAGGCACCGGAGGCACCGGCGGAGTCGGAGGCGGCGGACCAGGCCTGCTGCGGGGCGGGCTGCGGCTGTGCGCCGCCCTCCGCCGCGGAGCCGCGCCGCACCGCCCAGGACGCCGCGCCGCCCGACGCACCGGCCGCGCGCGCCCGGTTCTCGGAGAACCGCACGTCGACCACCGTGGTGTCGTCGACCAGGTCGAGCCGCTGCACGGTCACGCCGTGCACCCGTGCACCGAGCAGCCCCTCCAGGTGCGCCACCAGCGCGTCGTGGTCCGGGACCGCCCGGTCCAGCACGACGACCTGCTGCCGGTAGCGCCGCAGCAGCCGCGGGTGGTCGCCGACGACGAGCGCCAGCACCACGAGCGCCATGAGCACCAGGGCGGTCCCGCCGAGCGAGCCGCCCAGCCCGCCGATCAGCCCGAGCGCCAGGGACGCGAAGTAGTAGGCGACCTCGCGCTGGTCGATCTCGGAGGACCGGAGCCGGATGATCGACAGCACGCCGAACAGGCCGAGACCCAGGCCGGCTCCGACGGTCGCGCCGGCCAGCGCACCGGCGACCGCCAGCACGCCGACGTTCACGCCGAGGAACGCGACCACCAGGTCGCGCCGGCGGTGCCGGGGGAAGTAGACGGCGAAGGTCAGCAGGCCGATCGCGACGAGGTCGGCCACGAACAGGACGGCGACGGGCAGGGTCTCGGGGAGCACAGGCACCTCACGGGTCGGGGGTGAACACCCGGTGAACCGGGTACGACCATCCAGCAGCGCAGTGCTGTGCCGCTGCTGTGGACGGCGCCAGGACGCCGTGTGGATCCTGGCCCCTGGGTTCGGGAACCGGTCGGGGCGACCGCTCAGCCGCTCGCTCGCACGAGCGCCCGGTCAGGCCGCGTGCGCCACCCGGTCACCACCGCCCGACCACTCAGCGAGCCGCGCGCTCCACCCCATCGCGACGACCAGGCCACTCACCGGAACCGCGCACTCCACCCCATCGCGACGACCGGACCACTCAGCGGAAGCGCAGGCCCCTATCGTCGCCCACCGGGGGGTCCGGCAGGAGGACGGAGCAGGAGATGCTGCGCACGAGCACTATCCGCACGACGATGATCGCCATCGCCACAGCGGCGGCACTCGGAGTGATGGCAGTCCCGGCGAGCGCCGGTGACGGCCTGTGCGCCAAGGGATACGTCTGCGGGTACGAGCACCTCGACTTCGACGGCGCGATGTTCGGCACCCAGAAGGTCACCGCCAACTGGGCGTCCCAGGGCTTCCACAATCGTGCGACGTCCGTCTCGGTCAATGGCGGCACGTGCAAGTACACGGACTTCTACACGAGCTGGAACATCCTCACGAACTCGCCGGGCGGCGGGACGTTCCGCCTGTTCTCGCGGACGCTCATGAAGACGAACTACCGCGACCCGGATCTGCGCAACGGCGCCGGCGACAAGCCGGGAGTCTCGTTCGACGACAACATCGACGCGACGCGTTTCACGGGCTGCTGACGGGACCCGCGGGGCGGCGGCCGCGTGCGCGCGCCGCCGCCCCGCGAGCCGTCCCCATCGATCACGAACAGGAGAGGGAGCCCGCCGTGCCGGACTCGCGCAGATCACCTGGTCGGTACCTGACGGCGACGAGCCTCGTGCTGGCGCTCGCCGCCTGCGCCGGTGCGCCGGACGCGACGAGCGAGGACGTCGCGGCGCTCGGGATCGACCTCACCGTGGACCTCGACCCCGCGTCGGGTGCCGTCGTCCTCCCCTTCGACCGCCTGGTCCCGGACTTCTACGAGAACGACATCCTGGCGACAGGCGCGTCCGCTGCCGTGGCGCTGTGCGCCGCGGGTTCCGGCGTCACCTTCGACCCGCCGCCCCTGAGCGACGACCCGGTCTACGCGTCGGAGCACTACTTCGGACCGTGGACGGCCGACCAGGCCGCGCGGTTCGCCTTCGTGCCACCGATGTCGCTGCGTGACATGGCGGCGAACGAGATCGCCGGCGCGCCCGAGCCCGCCGGCGCCACCGAGGTCGCGCCCGGGGCCGGAGCGGACGACGAGCTGACCGACGACGACTGGGCCGTCATCGACGCCTGCAACGCGGACGACGACGTGGAGGCCCTGCTGGATGCCACGATCGTCACCGGTTCCTGGACGGACGCCGTCGAGGCGGTCCGGGACGGTCTGCCGGACGAGGACGGGGCCCGCGCGCTCATCGACGAGCTCGCGCGCTGCTACGCCGCCGAGGGCCTCGAACCGGCGGACGACGCACCGTGGCTGCCGGAGGGGGCGAACGGGAGAGAGATCACGCAGGCGCAGATCGAGCTCGCCGTCTCCGTGGTGCGCTGCAAGGACTCCGTCGACTTCACCCGCCGCATGGCCGACATCGAGGCGGGCCTCCAGGCGCCGATCATCCGCCGGTACGCGCACGAGCTCGCGGAGCAGCGGGGATCGGTCGACGAGGCGCTCGACCTCGCGGCCACCCTGCTGTCGGAGGCGTCCCGGTGAGGATGCCGGGCCGTCCCTCCGCCTCCGACGGAGCGCCGCCACGCCGCGGGTGGCTGCTGTGGTGGCTGGTGTGCTCGCTCACCGTCACGCTGTGCGCCTTCGTCGTCGGCTCGCTGGTGCGGTCGCCGTGGGAGGCCGCCTCGGCGAACTCCGAGCGCGCCTCGACCACCACGCTGGAGGTCGAGTGGCGGGAGTTCCCGGTCGATCGTCCGCAGGCGGTGGGGACGCTCGAGGTCGGCGCGATCGTGGACGCACCGTCCGGCCACGGGGACTCCGTCGCCGTCGTGACCGCGGCACCGGTCGAGGCCGGCCAGGTGGTGCCGGCAGGCGCGCGCGTCGCCGAGGTCTCGGGCAGACCCGTCCTCGTGCTCGAGCTGCCGTTCCGCCTCTACCGCGACCTCGTCCCGGGCGACAGCGGGGCGGACGTCGCCGCGCTCCAGCAGTCGCTGACGGGCCTCGGCCTGTACTCCGGGGGAGCCGACGGCCAGTTCGGGCCCCGGACGTCCGCCGCCGTCCGGGACCTGTACCGGCAGGCCGGGGCCGACCCGCCCGGTGCCGCCGACGACCTGGTGCTGGCCGCGCAGGACGCCCGGATCGCGCTCGAGGCGGCCGTCGCGGCCGAACGACGAGCCAGGCAGATCCGGGACGACGTCGTCCGAGAGGCGGGGACGAGCGGGGCCACGTCCGAGGCCGAGGCCGACCTGTCTGCCGCTGCCGCCCTCGTCGCCTCGGCGCGGCAGGAGGCCGCCGACACGGCCGCCGCCGCGGACACGCCGCTGCCCGCGGCCGAGATCGTCCGCATCCCCACCGGGACGGCGACCGTGGTGCACGCCGCGGCGCCCGACACGCTCGTGGACACCACCACCCCCGCCGTGCGGCTGCGCGCCGGGGCACCGTCCGCGGTGCTGCGCGTCGGCGTCGAGCACGACGACGCCTTCCCGGTCGGGACGAGCGTGGAGGTGCAGGCCGTCGACGACCCCGGAGCGAGCATGCCCGCCACGGTCGTCGCGCGGGGCGAGTTCACCTCCGACCAGGACGACGACCGGGTGCCCGGGTTCGACGTCACCCTGGCCTTCCCGGCAGACGCCCCGGTCACGATCGACCCGGGAGCCGCCGTGGTCGCGGTGCCGGACGGCGTCCCCGAGATCGAGTCCGGCCCGGCGGTGCCGATCGTGGCGGTCCGCAGCGAGGGCGACGGGTCGTTCGTGCTCCTGGTCGAGCCGCGTCCCGCCGATCCCGACGTGCCCGAGACCCGGGCGGTGCCCGTCGTCGTCAGCCGGACGGCTGACGGGTTCGCGCTGCTCGAGCTCCCGGAGGACGGCGCGCTGGAGGTCGGCGACCACGTCCTGCTCGGTCGGGCACCGTGACGGCACCCGCCCTGCACGCGGCCGGCCTGGCCAAGACCTACGACGCCTCACCTCCCGTCCCCGTGCTCACGGGCGTCGACCTCGCGGTGCACCACGGCGAGCGGGTCGCGATCACCGGGCGATCCGGTGCCGGCAAGTCGACCCTCCTGAACCTGCTGGGACTGCTCGACGAGCCGACCGCCGGGCGTCTCTCGCTGCTCGGTCGCGAGACGACCTCGCTCTCCCGGCGGGAGCGCGACACGTTCCGCGCGGTCCACCTCGGCTTCGTCTTCCAGGACCACCACGTGCTCGGCCGCCGCTCGTGCGCCGCGAACGTCGCGCTCAAGCTGGCCGTCCTCGGCACGGACCGCTCCGGTCGCCGGCAGCAGGTGGCCGCGGCGCTCGAGCGGGTGGGACTCTCCGCTCGCGCGCACGCCGAGGGACGCCTGCTCTCCGGGGGCGAGAAGCAGCGCCTCGCCCTCGCCCGCGCGTTCGTCTCCCGACCGGCGGTGATCCTGGCGGACGAGCCGACCGGGAACCTCGACCCGGACAACGCCTCGTCCGTGCTGGACCTGTTCGACAGCCAGGCGCAGGACGGTGTCGCCGTCGTCGTCATCACCCACGACGACCGCGTCGCGCGCTGGGCGGACCGCGCGCTGCGGCTCCGTGACGGGGAGCTGCTCCCGTCGGACGACACGGACCCAGGTGACCGCCGGTGAGCCGGCTGCGGACCTCCTGGACCGACCTGGTGGACGACGTCACGGCCGAGCTCGTGGTCGCGAGGTCGCGAGCGGTGACGATCCTGGTCGGTGTCGCGCTGTCGACAGGCGCGCTGGTGTCGTCGGCAGGCATCTCGGCGACCGCGCGGGACCAGATCGCCGCCGACCTCGCCGCCTCGACCGTCGACTCGCTGACCGTCTCCGCCGCGGCGTCGGCGCGCGCCGGTGGTGCCGAGGACGTCTTCCCGGACGACACCGAGGCCCGGGTCCGGGAGCTCACGCTCGTCCGGGAGGCAGGGCGCGTCCTCGAGCTCGACGGCCTCGTCGACGGGCTCGTCACGCGGCTGCCCGGGACCGGACCCGTGGACGTCCCGGTCCTCGCCGCGACGTCGGGGTACCTCGCAGCACGCGACAGCAGCGCGGGCCAGGCCCCCGTCTGGCTCCTCGACGGCTCCGAGCCCGTGGCCCTGCTCGGACTGGCTGCCGCCGACGCGCTCGGCGTCCCCGTGGTCGATGACCCGACCGGCCTCACGGTGCAGATCGACGGGGCCACCGTGCAGGTCGTGGGCTACCTCACCACCCGGGACGAGGCCCTCGCCGCGAGCATCGTCGTGCCGTACCTCCAGGGGGTCGAGCGCCTGGGCTCGGACGCGCGCGCCACGCTCCTGGTCCGCTCGGAGGTCGGCGGCGGCCCGTCCGTCGCGGAGGTCGTCCGGGCCGTCGTGCGACCGGACCGACCCGACCTGCTCGTGACGTCACCGGTGGTCGCGCTCGAGTCCCTCCGGCAGGGCGTGTCGGCCCAGTTCGCCCGTCTCGTCGCCTGGATCGGGGCCCTCCTGCTCGCGATCACGGCGCTGCTCATCTCCAACTCGACGGCCAGCGCCGTCACCGCCCGGACACCGGAGATCGGGCTCCGCCGCGCGCTCGGAGCCTCCCGCGGCCAGGTCACCCGCGTCGTCGTCGCCGAGGGCGCCCTGACGGGACTGCTCGGCGGCGCGGCCGGCACGGCGGTCGGGCTCTCCGTCGTCGTGGTCGTCGCGGCCGCGAGCTCGTGGTCCGTCGACCTGGATCCCACGTGGGCGCTCCCCGCGCCGGCGCTCGGGCTGGCCGTCGGGGTGGTCGCCTCCCTGCACCCCGCGTCCCGCGCGTCGCGCATCAGCCCCGCGCTCGCCGTCCGGCACGACTGACACCAGCGCCGAGCGAGGCCGGGCCGGATGAACACGACGCGCTGCCTCGTCGTGCCGCGACACCACGTGTGACACCACATGGCCCTTGCATGACACCACCGATGGTGTCATGCTGACGTCATGCACCTCGACCCGTACGTCCAGGACCTCCGGGACCGCCTCGCCACCGCCGCCGGGACCGCCGGCGACGACGCCCGCCGGCTGGCCGAGCAGCTCACCGCACCGCTCGACGCCGCCGTGCGCCTGGTGCTGCTCGACGCGCTGTCGACCGCCGCCGGTGAGATCTCGGCGGAGCTCGCGCCTGGCTCCGTGGACGTCCGGCTGCGCGGCGGCGACCCGGAGTTCGTCGTGGACTCCCCCGCCGCACCGGCACCGTCCGCGCCGGCGCCGGTGGTCCCGCCGGCCGCCGCGCCGGGCCCCGTGGCCCCCGAGGCGGACGAGGGCACCACCACCCGCACCACGCTGCGCCTGCCCGACCACCTCAAGGCGCAGGTCGAGGTCGCCGCCGCCCGCGACGGCCTCTCCGTCAACTCCTGGCTCGTGCGGGCGGTCGCCGCCGCTCTCGAGCCGCAGCCCGACCGACCCTCCCTGCGACCCCGGCCCGACCCGGCAGGCAGCACCCGGCTGACCGGCTGGGTGCGCTGACCGGCGGACCCCCGCCCACCCGCTCCCTCGCCCCACCGCGAGGCCGGCCCGTCAGGCCCGGCCGTCGCGCCCGTCGTCGTCCCCGCACACCGCCCCTGGAGCCGTCATGCCCACGTTCCCCGCACCCGCCCCGGTCGTCCTCGCCGTCGACGTCCCGGTCGCCGCCCTGCACGTCGTCGCCGGCGAGCGCGACGACGTCGTCGTGACCGTCCTGCCCGCCGACCCGTCGTCCTCCGGCAGCCGCCGCGCGGCCGCCGAGGTCCGGGTCCAGCACGACGACGGCACCGTCACGGTCGACTGGCCCGGCGCCTGGAAGCAGTACCTGCTGCCGTTCAGCGCGGGCACCGCGTCCGTCACCGTCGAGCTCCCGGAGGGCTCCGACGTGCGCGGCAAGGCCGGCAGCGTCCTGACCGAGGGCCGCCTCGGCGCCGTGGAGCTGGCGCTGAGCGCCGGCGACGCGCGCGTCGACGAGGCGCACCGGGTCGACCTGCGCGCCGCCGCCGGCACCGTCGTCGTGCGCCGGGTGACCGGCCCGGTCGCCGTCCGCGCGAGCGCGGGCTCGGTCCGCCTGGCCGACGTCGCCGGCGAGGGCACCGTACGTGCGAGCAACGGCACCACCACCGTCGACGCCGTGACCGGCACGCTGCAGGTCGTCGGCGCCCACGGCGACATCGCGGTCGGCCGCGTCACCGGGACACTCACCGCCCGCTCCGCCCACGCCGGCATCCGCGTCGAGCGCGTGGAGTCGGGCAGCGTCGACCTCAGCACGTCCTACGGGTCGATCGAGGTCGGGGTCCCCCACGGGACGGCCGCCTGGCTCGACGTCGCGTCCCAGCACGGCGCCGTGCGCAACCAGCTCACCCCCGCGGCCGGCCCCGTCGAGGACGAGGCCACCGCCGAGGTCCACGCGTCCACCGGCTACGGCGACGTCGTCGTCCGCCGTCCGTGACGGGCGCGACCCGCGACCGCTCACCGCACCACCCGACCCGGAAGGAGACCGCCGTGCACACCGACCTCGCCGTGGACGTCCGCGGCCTGCGCAAGTCCTACGGCGACCACGTCGTCCTGGACGGCGTGGACCTGGCCGTCCCCGCCGGCACCGTGACCGCCCTGCTCGGGCCCAACGGCGCCGGCAAGACCACCACCGTCGGCGTCCTCGCGACGCTGCTCGCGCCGGACGCCGGCACCGTCCGCGTCGCCGGCCACGACGTCGTCGCCGAGCCGCAGGCCGTCCGGGCCGCCATCGGCGTGACGGGGCAGGTCTCCGCCGTCGACGACCTGCTGACCGGGACCGAGAACCTGCGGCTGATGACCGCCCTGCACCACCTCGGGCGCCGCGAGGGCCGGGAGCGCGCCGGGGCGCTGCTGACCCGGTTCGGGCTGACGGACGCCGCGCGCAAGCCCGTGTCCACCTGGTCGGGCGGCATGCGCCGCAAGCTCGACCTGGCGATGACCCTCGTCGGCGACCCGGCCGTGGTGTTCCTCGACGAGCCGACGACCGGCCTCGACCCGCGCAGCCGCCGGGCGCTGTGGGACGAGGTCCGCGCGCTCGTGGCCGGCGGGACGACCATCCTGCTGACGACGCAGTACCTCGAGGAGGCCGACCTGCTCGCCGACCGCGTCGCCGTCCTGGACGGCGGGCGCGTCGTCGCCGAGGGCACGCCGGCCGAGCTCAAGTCCGCCCACGACGCCGGGTCCCTCGACGACGTGTTCCTGCGCCTGACCGAGCCGACCGCCGCGACGGAGGTGGCGTGATGACCGCCGCGACCGCTGCGGCCCACGCGCCGCGCCCGTCCGTCGCCCCCACCACCCGGCCCGTGGCCGACACCCTGACGATGCTGCGCCGCAACCTGCTCCGCGCGGTGCGCTACCCGGGCCTGACCGGGTTCACCGTCGCGATCCCGGTCGCCCTGCTCCTGCTGTTCGTCTACGTGTTCGGCGGGGCGTTCGGCGCGGGCGTCGTCCCGGGCGCGGCGCCGGGCGCCGAAGGCCGCGCGGCGTACCTCGACTACATCACCCCGGCGATCCTGCTGTTCGCCGTCGTCGGGGCGGCCCAGAGCGTCGCCATCACCTCCGCCATGGACGCGACCAGCGGCATCATGGCGCGCTTCAGGACGATGGTCGTGTCCCCCGGCGCCGTGCTCGGCGGGCCGGTGCTCGGCACGGTCGTCCAGGGCCTGCTCGCCGTCGCGCTCGTGCTCGGCATCGCGGTCGCGATCGGCTACCGCCCGCACGCCGGGCCGCTCGGCTGGCTCGCGCTGGCCGGCCTGCTGACGGTGGCGACCGCCGCCTTCACGTGGCTGTGCGTGGCGCTCGGCCTGTCCGCCCGCTCGGTCGAGACCGCGTCGAACACGCCCATGCTGCTGACGGTGCTCCCGTTCTTCGGCAGCGGGTTCGTCCCGGTCGACACCATGCCGGCGGCCGTCCGCTGGTTCGCCGAGTACCAGCCGTTCACCCCCGTCATCGAGACCACGCGCGCCCTGCTCACCGGCACCGCGCCCGACACCCCGACGACGCTGCTCGCCCTCGGCTGGTGCGTCGTGGTCGGCGGGGCCGGGTACGCCTGGTCGCGGGCGCTCTACCGGCGCGAGCGAGCCTGACACGCGGCACGGCGCCGGTCGAGAACTCCTCGACCGGCGCCGTCCGGCGTCCCGCGCGAGCCGCTACAGGTACTGCCCCGTGCTCGTCACGTTCTCGATGCGGCGCGAGGCCTCCTCGCCCTTCTTGTCCTGGACGATCGTGCGGATGAACACGATGCGCTCCCCCTTCTTGCCGGAGATGCGCGCCCAGTCGTCCGGGTTCGTGGTGTTCGGCAGGTCCTCGTTCTCCTTGAACTCGTCCACGCAGGCCGTCAGCAGGTGCTCGACGCGCAGGCCGCGCTGGCCGGTGGCGAGCAGGTCCTTGATCGCGGACTTCTTGGCGCGGTCCACGACGTTCTGGATCATCGCGCCGGAGTTGAAGTCCTTGAAGTACAGGATCTCCTTGTCGCCGCTGGCGTAGGTGACCTCGAGGAACCGGTTCTCCTCGTTCTCGGAGTACATGCGCTCGACGGCCCGCGAGATCATCGCCTCGACGGCGTCCGTGGCCGAGCCGTGGTGCTCGCGCAGGTCGTCCGCGTGGATCGGCAGGTCCGGGGTGAGGTACTTCGCGAAGATCTCCCGGGCGCCCTCGGCGTCGGGGCGCTCGATCTTGATCTTCACGT
This is a stretch of genomic DNA from Cellulomonas sp. ES6. It encodes these proteins:
- a CDS encoding VTC domain-containing protein, whose amino-acid sequence is MTTDLTTADPTTLDHLPGVGLDELQLTAALQTRVDRKYVLPVAALPDLLGALPAGTRRLVIDGRDAFGYESVYFDTPELDAFHLAAGRRRRRYKVRTRTYRDTGGCWLEVKTRGPRGTTVKERREHDAAAAGAVGDALGFVEDTLRRQGLRADGLDLHPTLTTRYRRRTLLLPDGARTTVDTGLEWHGLELHRAAGASAAVPEHVVVETKSVAGASAADRALWSLGHRPSRISKYATGLVVLDPTLAGRPWRRTLRRTLTP
- a CDS encoding DUF4956 domain-containing protein, coding for MLPETLPVAVLFVADLVAIGLLTFAVYFPRHRRRDLVVAFLGVNVGVLAVAGALAGATVGAGLGLGLFGVLSIIRLRSSEIDQREVAYYFASLALGLIGGLGGSLGGTALVLMALVVLALVVGDHPRLLRRYRQQVVVLDRAVPDHDALVAHLEGLLGARVHGVTVQRLDLVDDTTVVDVRFSENRARAAGASGGAASWAVRRGSAAEGGAQPQPAPQQAWSAASDSAGASGASSLSEVAR
- a CDS encoding peptidase inhibitor family I36 protein, with protein sequence MAVPASAGDGLCAKGYVCGYEHLDFDGAMFGTQKVTANWASQGFHNRATSVSVNGGTCKYTDFYTSWNILTNSPGGGTFRLFSRTLMKTNYRDPDLRNGAGDKPGVSFDDNIDATRFTGC
- a CDS encoding peptidoglycan-binding domain-containing protein; this encodes MPGRPSASDGAPPRRGWLLWWLVCSLTVTLCAFVVGSLVRSPWEAASANSERASTTTLEVEWREFPVDRPQAVGTLEVGAIVDAPSGHGDSVAVVTAAPVEAGQVVPAGARVAEVSGRPVLVLELPFRLYRDLVPGDSGADVAALQQSLTGLGLYSGGADGQFGPRTSAAVRDLYRQAGADPPGAADDLVLAAQDARIALEAAVAAERRARQIRDDVVREAGTSGATSEAEADLSAAAALVASARQEAADTAAAADTPLPAAEIVRIPTGTATVVHAAAPDTLVDTTTPAVRLRAGAPSAVLRVGVEHDDAFPVGTSVEVQAVDDPGASMPATVVARGEFTSDQDDDRVPGFDVTLAFPADAPVTIDPGAAVVAVPDGVPEIESGPAVPIVAVRSEGDGSFVLLVEPRPADPDVPETRAVPVVVSRTADGFALLELPEDGALEVGDHVLLGRAP
- a CDS encoding ABC transporter ATP-binding protein, coding for MTAPALHAAGLAKTYDASPPVPVLTGVDLAVHHGERVAITGRSGAGKSTLLNLLGLLDEPTAGRLSLLGRETTSLSRRERDTFRAVHLGFVFQDHHVLGRRSCAANVALKLAVLGTDRSGRRQQVAAALERVGLSARAHAEGRLLSGGEKQRLALARAFVSRPAVILADEPTGNLDPDNASSVLDLFDSQAQDGVAVVVITHDDRVARWADRALRLRDGELLPSDDTDPGDRR
- a CDS encoding FtsX-like permease family protein, encoding MSRLRTSWTDLVDDVTAELVVARSRAVTILVGVALSTGALVSSAGISATARDQIAADLAASTVDSLTVSAAASARAGGAEDVFPDDTEARVRELTLVREAGRVLELDGLVDGLVTRLPGTGPVDVPVLAATSGYLAARDSSAGQAPVWLLDGSEPVALLGLAAADALGVPVVDDPTGLTVQIDGATVQVVGYLTTRDEALAASIVVPYLQGVERLGSDARATLLVRSEVGGGPSVAEVVRAVVRPDRPDLLVTSPVVALESLRQGVSAQFARLVAWIGALLLAITALLISNSTASAVTARTPEIGLRRALGASRGQVTRVVVAEGALTGLLGGAAGTAVGLSVVVVVAAASSWSVDLDPTWALPAPALGLAVGVVASLHPASRASRISPALAVRHD
- a CDS encoding histidine kinase, producing the protein MHLDPYVQDLRDRLATAAGTAGDDARRLAEQLTAPLDAAVRLVLLDALSTAAGEISAELAPGSVDVRLRGGDPEFVVDSPAAPAPSAPAPVVPPAAAPGPVAPEADEGTTTRTTLRLPDHLKAQVEVAAARDGLSVNSWLVRAVAAALEPQPDRPSLRPRPDPAGSTRLTGWVR
- a CDS encoding DUF4097 family beta strand repeat-containing protein: MPTFPAPAPVVLAVDVPVAALHVVAGERDDVVVTVLPADPSSSGSRRAAAEVRVQHDDGTVTVDWPGAWKQYLLPFSAGTASVTVELPEGSDVRGKAGSVLTEGRLGAVELALSAGDARVDEAHRVDLRAAAGTVVVRRVTGPVAVRASAGSVRLADVAGEGTVRASNGTTTVDAVTGTLQVVGAHGDIAVGRVTGTLTARSAHAGIRVERVESGSVDLSTSYGSIEVGVPHGTAAWLDVASQHGAVRNQLTPAAGPVEDEATAEVHASTGYGDVVVRRP
- a CDS encoding ABC transporter permease; the encoded protein is MTAATAAAHAPRPSVAPTTRPVADTLTMLRRNLLRAVRYPGLTGFTVAIPVALLLLFVYVFGGAFGAGVVPGAAPGAEGRAAYLDYITPAILLFAVVGAAQSVAITSAMDATSGIMARFRTMVVSPGAVLGGPVLGTVVQGLLAVALVLGIAVAIGYRPHAGPLGWLALAGLLTVATAAFTWLCVALGLSARSVETASNTPMLLTVLPFFGSGFVPVDTMPAAVRWFAEYQPFTPVIETTRALLTGTAPDTPTTLLALGWCVVVGGAGYAWSRALYRRERA